DNA sequence from the Cohnella herbarum genome:
TCCGCGATGGACAAGATTGCGAGCAAGTCGAGAGAGGCGGCCGCGCGGGGAGCGGATTTGATCGTGTTCCCGGAAGTCTTCTTGCCGGGTTATCCGCGCGGTCTGAGCTTCGGCGCTCGGGTCGGAAGCCGTACGGCCGATGGGAGACGGGATTGGGAGCGTTACTGGGCAAGCTCCATCGACATACCGGGCACCGAGACCGATCTCATCGGAGAGTTGGCGAAGGAACTGGGAGTCTATTTGATCATTGGCGTCGTAGAGCGCGATAAGGAGTTTAGCAGAGGAACTTTATATAATTCTATCGTATACGTCGGACCGGATGGGAGCGTTCTTGGCAAACATCGCAAGCTCGTACCTACCGGTTCTGAACGTCTCCTGTGGGGACAAGGGGACGGGAGCACGCTTACCGTTATCGACACGCCGTTCGGCAGAGTGGGCGGTTTGATTTGCTGGGAAAATTACATGCCGCTTGCCCGGACGGCTATGTACGCGCAAGGGATCGACATCTATATTGCGCCTACTGCTGATGCCCGCGATACGTGGCAGTCTACGATCCGCCATATCGCTTGCGAAGGGCGCTGTTACGTCGTTTCCTGTAATCAGTTTGCAACTAAAGCCTCGTATCCTGCTGATTTGGCTGGATATGAGGATATCGAGGAAGACGCGGACATTTTGAGCAGAGGAGGCAGCGCTATCGTAGGGCCTCTTGGCGACTATGTCGTTGAGCCTCTTTATAACGAGGAAGGGGTTCTATTGGCGACGCTTGATCTTTCCCTTGTTACGCAAAGCCGGTTTGATTTTGATGTGGTCGGGCATTACAGCCGTCCGGACATCTTTCAATTGGTTGTCAATGATAAAAAGCAGGATATCGTGCGAAGAATTTGATCATCCTATCGCTAG
Encoded proteins:
- a CDS encoding carbon-nitrogen hydrolase family protein; protein product: MNKSHATVAVVQSVPILFDKQSAMDKIASKSREAAARGADLIVFPEVFLPGYPRGLSFGARVGSRTADGRRDWERYWASSIDIPGTETDLIGELAKELGVYLIIGVVERDKEFSRGTLYNSIVYVGPDGSVLGKHRKLVPTGSERLLWGQGDGSTLTVIDTPFGRVGGLICWENYMPLARTAMYAQGIDIYIAPTADARDTWQSTIRHIACEGRCYVVSCNQFATKASYPADLAGYEDIEEDADILSRGGSAIVGPLGDYVVEPLYNEEGVLLATLDLSLVTQSRFDFDVVGHYSRPDIFQLVVNDKKQDIVRRI